Part of the Leishmania braziliensis MHOM/BR/75/M2904 complete genome, chromosome 23 genome is shown below.
CAGGCACTAGCACCTAAAACTGTGTCAACAACAAGAGCGCGTGCGCTCACTGGCGCCTTCACACCACAGaaaagaacaaaaagaaaatTTATGTGGGCATGTCTTGTACTACCTGAACCTGAGGAGCAAACATAGAAAAAGAGGCACACCGAAACAAGCGAGAACGAGAACAAGAGCCCGCAAGTGCGATGGATGAGGGcaggggaaaggaaagagtAGAGCTATGTAGCGACAGATGCGTCTACTCTGGTAGGCGAGTACGTAAAGGAGGCATCGAAGGAGCGTCAGCCGCACAAATCACACGCAGAGCGGGAGCGGGGAAAGGGACGGTGAACGGCAAATCACAAAGAaaaggcgagaagagagaggatggCATCCATCGTAGGCAGTACACAAAGATTGAGGTGCAAGAAAAACACAGGGAAGGATCAAAAGACACTCGGAGCGAAATGAGGcgtgcacccacacacagcaaCAAGAGCACATGTAGACCCCATCCACGGGTacagagggaaaggagcgaagaggaaaaTGTGAAAGTCCACAAGAAAAGGGTCGGCGTAGAAGAGAAGCGATCGGGCCccgcaaaggaaaacagacacacgcacgcacatgcggTGGAATGCGGGAGATTACACAAAACGGGGAAGAGCAACGTTCACCCACTCGCACACTGCACCGCGCTGATTCCCCCTGCCCATCGCGCACCTGCCTCTTTACCTGGGAGCCTAAGGCGTGCTGCCATCGTCTTGATTGACGCCAAAAACAAATGGGGTACAGTGaacaaggaaagagaagaaaaaaactgacacacacacacgcagagaagaggaggaggggggggggggggggcaaaaaGACGCctacggagagagaaagaagaaaagaaaaaaggaggtaAATCAATAATGATAATAACTAAACGCTGTGTGGAGtcaataaaaaaaaaaaaattgaaaaaaaaaaagatgaaaaaaaaaaggtgaaCGAAGAGAAACGGTTGGAAAGCAAAGCAAACGAGAACGGAGCGAGCGAGCCCATCGCAAAACAGCAAACGCTTCAGGGAGAGAGCGTaaccgcgcgcgcgcatgcAGGACgagtacagagagagagagaggtaacCTCAGAGCACACGCATTAGAGAGCTGGGGACAAAATTCTATAGAAGCAGCAGAGCCTCCTGTCTCCTCTCGTACTGCATTAGATGCACCCGGCTGCTGTCACTACGACGTGCCTTGCGTAGCTGCAGCGGAGCGCTCCAGCAGAGGCACGCTCGCCCACCCATCCCCCTATCCTCGAAGATGTGGTGACTCACTTGCACAAGTGGGAGGAGCTCGACTTCACGTCCTCGTCACCTTCCGGTGGCGCTCCCTCAGGCTCTGCAGCGTCCGGAGCACCTCGTACCTCTCCGAGCGGGCTTGCTCATGTTTCTCGCGCAGCGTCTCCAGCCTCACTTGAtcctccaccaccatcagctTGTGCTCGATCGTTTTGCTGACAGCGATGACTCTCTCCATGTCCGCCAGCTTCTGTGCGGACaactccctttcctccctttcgATATCGGCCAAGCGACGAAGTTCTGCCACCTCTTGCAAGCGCTTTTCTCCGTACTGCCGGAGTACCTCATTGATGTTGATCGCCTCCAAGATCTGTGCTCGACGATCCTCGGcctcgcggcggcgcgcagcccGCTTGTTGTAGTCCATCTCGTACTTCGCCACGGCGGCAGCCTTTTCGTCCGTCAGCGCCTCCATAGCCTTCAACTCCTCCCTCGCCGCCTGCTCtcgcacctccgccacctttTGAATCCTCTGCAACCCTGTGTTGTCAGTGTTGTCATTTTTCTCGGCACTTCGAAGCTTCGCGAATTGCAGCTCGTAAGCCTCGAGCTTCTTGTAGAACATGAAGCGGTGGAATGTGCGCTGGATAATGAGGGCGGCGCGGTCCTTCTTGATCGCCAGCTCACGCGAGTGCGCCTTGTTGAGCAACGTTTTCAGGGCCTTTGTCTGCCGCGCCAGCTGACGCGCTGCCTCCTGCTTTGCGCGCAGTGTTTCGCGAAGGCTGTCCAAATTCTGCCGTTGAATGCGCAAGGATTTGTCGAGGGCGCCGGCGTGGAAGGCCATGCCGTTCTGCACCACTGCCTGGTCGTTCATCTTCACCAGTGTGACAAGGTTTCGAGCCTTACTGCTCCACTGCAACGTCGCCAAGGTGTCAACGTAGTTCTTCACTAGCGGGCTTAGTGTGGCTACCATGGTCGTACGAGCGTTGCCACCAATGCTGTCGCTCAGCAACCATGTCAATACACTGTCACGGAACGGCACCTGGGGGAGAGGCCGCTCTTGGTAGCGCTTGCCGGTGatctctgcctccgccatcTCCATCAGCATGTTCTGCCGCTCCGTGAGGTTGTCGATGACACGACgtagcgccagcagcgaggTGTTAATGGCTGCCGACTCCTTAACGTAGTCCTGGAAACCACCGCGCTCGGAGCCTGCGAGATCAACCAGGTTGATACGACCCGCCTGGGTCTTGAAGGTGGGGAGGGCGTACTTGTTGTCAttcggcaccaccacctcctgtATCACCGTCAACTGGAAGATGGCATGGCTTCGACTCGACTGGTTGTGTACAGCGGTCGCGCAAGTTGTGCGATGCTGTGAGCCGCGCTCCAGCAGAATGCAGCACTGCCCCCAGTTACTCACCTCGTACTTGGTGACACCTTCCACAAAGGGGCCGCTGTACGGGTCCTGCCGGATGCGTGCATCCTGCAGTTTCTCGTTGCCGCGGGTGTGGCGCAGCGTAGGGTCGAGCAggtcacgcacacgctccaTATAAATTTCGACAAAGGTCACCTCGACACGGAACTTTGTCAGGCTTTGCGGactcctcgtcctcgcctcctcctccatgcgTTCCTTCAGAATAACAAAGATGTCGTTCGACACGCGTGGGATGATGCCTTCCtctccgtcgccaccgcaTGAGGCGTTCGGGTCGTACAAGCCCATCATAGTGTATGTCTTCCCGCTGCCGGTTTGGCCGTATGTGAGGATGCAGCTGTTGAAGCCGTTGAACACGTGCGGCACGAGGTCCTTGGCAATGAGGTTGTACACATCCTTCTGCGTTGCGTACGTCTTGTGCTTCGTGTCCTGGAAGGTGTGCACAATACGGTGCGTTGGCGGGATCGACCAGAGCGAGGCGTCAAACTCGAACTGCGCCTTGGGGGCCCAGTTATCCTTCGGGTCTAGCAGGATAGTCTTGGTATCCGCCATCTCGACGATAGAGCGGCGCTCCTGGCCTTCCATCTcggccagctcctccttgaTAAAGGGGCGTACGCGCGACACTACGCGGAACGACGTGATCTCAGACACGCGATTCTTGAAAGCCTCGGTTCCCTCCGCGGCGTCGGCCAAAGTGAGGTGGTGGTCGGGGTCCTGAAAGTGAGACTGAGAAACAGAGCCCCGCTTCTTCGGTGTATTACGTCTCGGCGTCATCACGCGCGCTGGCGTCTTCCCGCGACTCGTGCTGCGCAATTTACGAGACTTTGGCCCCTGGATGAGCCTCGGCTCGCCGTTGGGCATCATTGCCActgcagtgtgtgtgtgtgtgtgtgtgtgtggagggagggaggaggggggagaggggaggtgtTTGTGCTTTGGCTTCggcctttttttcgttgtgCTTCAAGTACGGAGGGAGAAAGTGGTGTAAGTGCAGGAAGAAGTACGAAAAGCAAAGGCACTGCAGTCAGTGGAATGACGGGGTGAGGTAGACGTGTGTACTACGTGTCGTTGTGATGAATGGCTAGATGAAGCCAATATACTCTAGAGAAGAGAGATCGGACAAGAAAAGCAACGACTACCAAGCTGACAAGCAAGCACAAGTTAGTCGAGGTGATAGGAGTTGCGGTGATCACGGCGTTGTGCAAAGCAAATttgagaaaaaggagaggggctgGATACCAGCAGGAGAGGAATGGTGAAGCAAGGAGCGGTCAGTCGTAAGAGAGGCAGCTACCCACAGCCACAGTTACTACGACAGTGACAAGATGAGCCACACAGAACAGATAAACAACCACTGAAAGACGTAATGGAGCACCGCACGCCACCTTCACTCAACGAGAAGGAAATAGCGAGTAGGAAAGAAGTAGCTTATATTTTGCCTTTGAATCCTCACAGGCATGGCGAACGGGAGGCAGAGCGACCAAGATGCACGTCGATGCGCACCTAAAAAAGCGACTCCAACTTCgcctgccttctctcttgtttcttGTAGGAAATTGTGTAGAGTATAGAATAGGAAAgggctgcgtgtgtgtgcgtgtacaaATAAAGACAGGAAGTCATGGTGCcagtgagggaagagggggatgagaaaggagaagcagtgcagagagagggtgtgtgtgtgtgaaaggGCCTCTATGATAGATGTTGCACAGGTATGCGTtgaaagaggaagagtgcGGCGAGGGGGGAAAGCGGTGGCGCACACGTCTTGGGAGGCAGTGCCACAAatctctcccccctcacgcCCACTACGCAGCCAAAGCTAGATGAAGTGTGCTCGTCTCCTCGGAAGACGTGATGTCAACACCTCCTCATTTAGTGACTGCAGTCCTACGTGGCATATCCGCTGCATACATACACTCATCCATGGCCTTTCCTGGTTAGCGCATGCAGCGCGGCGTTAGTGTCCTTCATCCTGTCGAATTCGATGCGGGTTGCATTGCATCGTCTATTCAGTTTTTTTCCTGTTTGCTGGGCTTCTTCCATGCGCCACAAATCAACAAGATGCACCATCGTCGTCGATGGTACCGCAACGGTGGCGCATGACACGCGAAGCTATCTacaagagaagggaagacTGACGTGTATGCCTGTGGGCATGTGAGTCGTTACGCATACACTCTGCTGCCGAGATTGCTACCTCTCCTGAGAACTGTCATCCACCATCCctgcagagggagaaggggaagggagagagatgtgGTGGCCGGCAACTTGgcatccctcctcctcacagctgtgtgtgtgtgtgtgtgtgtgtgtgtgtgtgtgtgtacgtgaCCAAGCGCGAGCTTCACCTCGCCGGAGCAACGgtaaaagaaaaagacacgCACAGATATGCAGGGCTGAGAAAACAACAGGGCCAGTCAAATCTGCTGTAGGTGCTGTAGAACGTGTTACACTGTACATTCAGTTGGAAACAAATAAAAGATAGAGGatagggggagaggaggagagccaTCACGCACTCCagcaggcacagagagagacacacacacacacacgcataggcgCAGAGCAGGCACTGCCGCTTATAATGTGCATTGTGTATTGCCGACGGCCAACGCGCCCGTTTACGCATCACTGACCGTTAGAGATGCGTGTGGCATCAACGCACAGATGCGCACGTGCATAATCGCAACCGCGACTGCCATGGGTGCCCCTTAGGTCCGACTACTTGCGTTTGCCTCCCTTTCCCGTTGTGAGCGGGATGATCGGATCTGTGCTAAGGTCtatgggcagcagcgcactcgTTTGGAtatcctccagctcagccagacgcgccgccgcgcaggccGAGAGTGGGCCGCGGTCGCACGCTGCGTCCACTGCTTCGAGAAATAGCGTTGTGTACAGCTCAATCCATGCACTACGCTCTGCCGCCAGTGCCAAACTGCGTTGCGCATGCAGAGCCACCTTCTCCGCTCGCTCGAGCGCCGCCACACTTTTCGGTGGGGCCTGAATGGCGCTGAaatgcagcagctcctcttcaGAAATCGAGTCCAACACCATACGCTGCGCCGTGGTGACTttggtggcggccggcgccAAGACATCGGTAGCGGCCGCGCCACCGACGTGatcgcctgctgctgcggtcccACTCCTGCCACACGTTAAGGTGGCCCGCTTTTTGCTATGGACGCTCTGCGGTCGGTGGGCAGTGCTGCCAGATGGCGAAGCACCGCCCGTGtctctggcggtggcagcgccgcgggAAGCAAAAGCGCCACTGGCCGCAGCGAAGGCCTGCATGAAGGGTgtcgcagcggtggcgagcTTCTGCCCAAGCATATTCTCGCACTCTCGTTCCAGCATCGCGGCACGACGACTCTGCACACTGTCGGCGAGGAGCGTGGCGGCTCGCACCAGaagcgccggcagcggcagtgtcTCCTGGTCCAAGCACTCGATGCTCCCACttcggctgctgcactgctgcgacgCTCGAGCGGCGCGCAGGAGGACGAGAAAGGCCGTGAAGAACGTCTGCCGCGTTGGTGCATCGCGCACCGCCATCATGAGTTGCAGCAGAATGAGTAAGGAGCCATCCCATTGGCCTGGGCGCGAGACGGTCTCCACGATATCCGtcgtcggtgctgctggctcCTGCTTAGGTGGTGAAACTGGCGCTGGCAAACTCGCGTACAATCCAGACGGCTTTACACGTGCGTTGagtgacggcgctgccacggcaACAGCCGACTTTTGTGAAGCTTCGTCCGCCTCAGCATTCTTTTGTCTACCCAGCGTCCGACAAGTGTCTTGCAC
Proteins encoded:
- a CDS encoding putative kinesin, translated to MTPRRNTPKKRGSVSQSHFQDPDHHLTLADAAEGTEAFKNRVSEITSFRVVSRVRPFIKEELAEMEGQERRSIVEMADTKTILLDPKDNWAPKAQFEFDASLWSIPPTHRIVHTFQDTKHKTYATQKDVYNLIAKDLVPHVFNGFNSCILTYGQTGSGKTYTMMGLYDPNASCGGDGEEGIIPRVSNDIFVILKERMEEEARTRSPQSLTKFRVEVTFVEIYMERVRDLLDPTLRHTRGNEKLQDARIRQDPYSGPFVEGVTKYEVSNWGQCCILLERGSQHRTTCATAVHNQSSRSHAIFQLTVIQEVVVPNDNKYALPTFKTQAGRINLVDLAGSERGGFQDYVKESAAINTSLLALRRVIDNLTERQNMLMEMAEAEITGKRYQERPLPQVPFRDSVLTWLLSDSIGGNARTTMVATLSPLVKNYVDTLATLQWSSKARNLVTLVKMNDQAVVQNGMAFHAGALDKSLRIQRQNLDSLRETLRAKQEAARQLARQTKALKTLLNKAHSRELAIKKDRAALIIQRTFHRFMFYKKLEAYELQFAKLRSAEKNDNTDNTGLQRIQKVAEVREQAAREELKAMEALTDEKAAAVAKYEMDYNKRAARRREAEDRRAQILEAININEVLRQYGEKRLQEVAELRRLADIEREERELSAQKLADMERVIAVSKTIEHKLMVVEDQVRLETLREKHEQARSERYEVLRTLQSLRERHRKVTRT